The Chaetodon auriga isolate fChaAug3 chromosome 22, fChaAug3.hap1, whole genome shotgun sequence genome contains a region encoding:
- the slc26a3.1 gene encoding solute carrier family 26 member 3, which produces MATLRKKYTVDRPVYSEDGFAEEHEKVFRLRKTIQDHVKDYLTCDSKRAKNAVLSLLPIIGWMRIYRVKEWLLGDVVSGISTGMVAIMQGLAFSLLASLPPSYGLYTAFFPVLTYFFLGTSRHLSVGSFPVLSLMVGAVVTRLVPDSGPAANITAFEGLTMDQQRVVVASSLTFLMGIFQLAMGILQVGFIVVYLSDTLVSGFTTAAAVHILVSQLKFVLGLEVPGISGPLSIIYTLEENFVQITSTNICDLVMSILIMIVVFIVKELSDIYKAKLPVPIPIEAFVTIIACGVSYGFNFRERFNVGVVGKMVSGYESPLAPNMEVFQESAVEAFPIAIVGFAVGFSVAKVYAIKHDYTIDGNQELIAFGVSNIFGASFRSFAASTALSRTAVQESSGGKTQIAGLISAMMAMIVTVALGFLLEPLPKSVLGALVIVNLKGMLMQFREIPYLWRRDKIECLVWVVTCVAATLLGLDLGLAVGLGVELLTVIFRTQFPRCSVLANIPGTDLYRDRKDYLNIDEPAGVKIFRIPSPIFFANIEFFKDKLVEAVGFNPLRVLRKRNKALRKIKKLLRNNDDNTEKGLKDLFSQMGDESHIKMEELDLPSDVKDLPFRLDWNAELPANISVPRVDLHSLILDFSAVSFLDISALKGLKTALKEFIRIDVDVYIVSCDVYILEKLHSCMFFDNEIQTSMFFLTLHDAMLHVLEKHKEEDSKGRVLRDTHL; this is translated from the exons ATGGCGACTTTGAGGAAAAAATATACGGTGGACAGACCAGTGTACTCTGAGGACGGCTTTGCCGAAGAGCATGAGAAAGTATTCAGGCTGCGCAAAACCATCCAGGATCATGTGAAAGACTATCTGAC CTGTGACTCCAAACGTGCCAAGAATGCAgtgctctccctccttcccatCATTGGCTGGATGAGGATCTACAGAGTTAAAGAGTGGCTGCTGGGTGATGTGGTGTCCGGGATCAGCACCGGGATGGTGGCCATTATGCAAG GACTGGCCTTCTCTCTGCTGGCCTCACTGCCTCCGAGCTATGGCCTCTACACAGCTTTCTTCCCCGTGCTGACATACTTCTTCCTTGGTACCTCAAGACACTTATCTGTAG GCTCCTTCCCAGTCCTCAGTCTAATGGTGGGAGCTGTGGTGACCCGCCTGGTCCCAGACAGCGGACCAGCGGCCAACATCACTGCCTTTGAGGGTCTGACAATGGACCAGCAGAGAGTCGTGGTGGCGTCCTCTCTGACCTTCCTCATGGGGATTTTCCAG CTTGCCATGGGTATTCTGCAGGTTGGCTTTATTGTCGTGTACCTGTCCGATACTCTGGTGTCTGGCttcaccacagcagctgctgtccacATCCTGGTGTCCCAGCTCAAGTTTGTGTTAGGGTTGGAAGTCCCAGGCATCAGTGGTCCACTCTCTATCATATAT ACCCTGGAGGAGAACTTTGTCCAAATCACTTCCACCAACATCTGTGACCTGGTGATGTCCATACTGATCATGATAGTGGTCTTCATCGTGAAGGAGCTGAGCGACATATACAAAGCCAAGCTGCCTGTTCCCATCCCCATAGAAGCTTTCGTG ACTATCATAGCTTGTGGGGTGTCCTATGGCTTCAACTTCAGGGAGAGATTTAATGTTGGCGTTGTTGGCAAAATGGTTAGTGG CTATGAGTCCCCCCTTGCTCCCAATATGGAAGTGTTCCAGGAGAGTGCTGTGGAGGCCTTTCCTATAGCCATAGTGGGGTTTGCTGTTGGTTTCTCTGTGGCCAAAGTCTACGCTATCAAACATGATTACACCATTGATGGGAACCAG GAGCTCATTGCATTTGGGGTTAGCAACATATTTGGTGCAAGTTTCAGGTCGTTTGCAGCCAGCACAGCACTCTCCAGGACGGCTGTGCAAGAGAGCTCAGGAGGCAAAACACAG ATTGCAGGTTTGATCTCAGCCATGATGGCAATGATTGTAACCGTGGCACTTGGCTTCCTGCTGGAGCCGCTTCCCAAG TCTGTCCTGGGTGCCTTGGTCATCGTCAACTTGAAGGGCATGCTGATGCAGTTCAGAGAAATCCCGTACTTGTGGAGGAGGGACAAAATAGAATGT TTGGTGTGGGTGGTAACATGTGTGGCTGCCACCCTGCTGGGACTGGATCTTGGTCTGGCGGTGGGCTTGGGAGTGGAGCTGCTCACTGTCATCTTCAGGACTCAGTT CCCCCGCTGTTCCGTCTTGGCTAACATCCCAGGGACTGACCTCTACAGAGATCGCAAGGATTACCTAAAT ATAGATGAGCCAGCAGGAGTAAAAATCTTCAGGATACCCTCGCCCATCTTCTTCGCCAATATCGAGTTCTTCAAGGACAAGCTCGTAGAAGCT GTTGGATTTAACCCTCTGAGGGTTTTGAGGAAGAGGAACAAGGCTCTCAGGAAAATCAAGAAACTCTTGCGGAATAATGATGACAATACAGAG AAAGGCTTGAAGGATTTATTCAGCCAGATGGGTGATGAGTCTCACATAAAAATGGAGGAGCTGGATCTGCCCTCTGACGTCAAAGATCTGCCTTTTCGGCTGGACTGGAACGCTGAGCTTCCTGCCAACATCAGTGTTCCCAGAGTGGACCTCCACAGCCTGATCCTGGACTTCTCTGCCGTCTCCTTCCTGGATATCTCTGCTCTGAAGGGACTCAAAACG GCCCTCAAAGAGTTCATCCGCATTGATGTGGATGTTTACATTGTTTCTTGTGATG tgtACATCCTGGAGAAGCTGCACAGCTGTATGTTCTTCGACAATGAGATCCAGACCTCCATGTTCTTCCTGACCCTCCATGACGCCATGCTGCACGTGCTTGAGAAACACAAGGAGGAAGACAGCAAAGGCAGGGTG ttaCGCGATACACATCTCTAA